A region from the Thermodesulfatator atlanticus DSM 21156 genome encodes:
- a CDS encoding AAA family ATPase, whose product MAKKKLPVGIQSFVEIRTEGYYYVDKTPFVKKLIDQGKYFFLSRPRRFGKSLFLDTLRQAFLGKRELFKGLFLEEKWDWSKKYPVIYISFGAGVVEDENDLIKRILLILEENQETLEITCKHAEDY is encoded by the coding sequence ATGGCTAAGAAAAAGCTTCCCGTAGGGATACAGAGTTTTGTAGAAATCCGCACCGAGGGTTATTACTATGTGGATAAGACCCCCTTTGTGAAGAAACTCATTGACCAGGGAAAGTATTTTTTTCTCTCTCGTCCAAGGCGTTTCGGGAAAAGCCTATTTCTCGATACCCTGCGCCAGGCATTCCTGGGGAAACGCGAGCTCTTTAAGGGGCTTTTCCTTGAAGAGAAATGGGATTGGTCTAAGAAGTATCCTGTGATTTATATTTCCTTTGGCGCAGGGGTTGTCGAAGACGAAAACGACCTTATAAAACGTATCCTTCTGATTCTTGAAGAAAACCAGGAAACCTTAGAAATTACCTGTAAACACGCCGAAGATTAC